The following DNA comes from Neovison vison isolate M4711 chromosome 13, ASM_NN_V1, whole genome shotgun sequence.
TTAGGTTATGCTGATGTTGAGAACCGTGTACCATGCAAGCCAGAGACCGTTATGAGAATTGCCAGTATCAGCAAAAGCCTCACCATGGTTGCTCTTGCCAAACTTTGGGAAGCTGGGAAACTGGATCTTGATATGCCAGTACAACATTATGTTCCTGAATTCccagaaaaagaatatgaaggtGAAAAGGTAATGAAACTCACAGTTCATTTTACTAATCACATGTTAAATTGTTTAAAAGGTTTCATAAgattctttggtttgtttttaactaTTGTTAATGGATTAAAGGGGTTTCTTAATTCAAGTGATAATCTATTGGGTATTTTTCTGAAACTTAAAGTTGAAGATGTGTATATTACATGTTTTTCAGTAAcagtttaaaatggaaaatattactGAGGCATTATTCCAAGGCcactaatttcttatttttttaaagattttattaacttatttgaaaaagagagggaaagagaacaaaaacagggagagatggggagagggagaagcagtctcccagctgagcagagagcctgacgtggggctccatccagggacTTGAGGATCGTGACCgaagccaaagacagacaattaacccactgagccacccaggcgcccctgctaactttttattttacagtttaatATTGTAATTGAATTTCCATGTTTTTATGATTAGGTTTCTGTCACAACAAGATTACTGATTTCCCATTTAAGTGGAATTCGTCATTATGAAAAGGACATGAAAAAGGTGAAAGAAGAGAAAGCTTACAAAGCCTTGAAGATGATGAAAGGGACAGTAGAATCTGACCAAGAAAAAGAGTTCAAAGAAAAAGGAGGCAAATGCAATGAAAAGAATGACTTTGTTAAAGCTAAGATAGAGCAAGATACTGATGCCAAAGGCCGGAACTTAAAACCtggcaagaaaaagaatgattttgaACAAGGCGAATtgtatttgaaagaaaagttTGAGAATTCAATTGAATCactaagattatttaaaaatgaccCTTTGTTCTTTAAACCTGGTGAGTGTTAATTCTTTCTCTTAACAAAGTCATCATTACTGAagtattaattttcagaaaatctgAAATGATCCCATCCTGAGGGCATTGGATGTGGTTGATGGTTGTAGCATGGGTTTTGTTGTCAGCCCAGTGTGTGCCTTAGTGTCTAATTCTTGACGAAGCCTAGCATCCAGGTAGCTAGTTGTTTAGAGCCTCAAATTCATTTAGTGGATTTTTCTGGATCAAGCTATTTGTGGAAAATTATGGAGAAATGTAATAATTGTTCTTCAAATAAAATCTGGACCAAAGAGGGCATGATAAAATATTGCTAATATGTCAGTATTTAGTTAGTGATCAATTTAGTATTTAAATTTCTCGGCTGATTTTGTGCCTTCGTTCCTTAAACAAATTGGTTTTCGTCAACTAATTTTATTTCCCAAAAAAATgatctataaaaataattttttaaatgtattttttgataCAATGCCTACCAAAACCACTTAATGTCTTTCAATTTACCATAGATCTATGTacttgtattccttttttttttttttttttttaagattttatgttttgttttgttttgtttgacagagacaaaacgagagagggaacccaagcagggggagtgggagagggagaacagacttccctgcagagcagagagcccgatgtggggctccatcccaggaccctggaatcatgacctgagccaaaggcagatacttaatgactgagccacccagaggcccctccattttcattttaaaagttgttttttataCCATGAATAGATACAGATATaattaaaaagagcaaagaaatatatttatggattttgtcttaaaatataaGGTTCCAGTTATTAGTACAGATCATACACTCTATGTTTCTAGAATCCCAAATGATACAAAGGCATTTATTTGAAACAGTAGCTGTATTTGagtatgtatttgtattttaatatttatttgaaattgtttttatacttacatatactttattaaaatagGAATGTGCACAACTAATTTATGCCTTGAACAATGAGTTTAAGATATAAAAGAACAAATCATCAACTCAAGAAAtcaaatttgcttttctttcctttcctgttttagtacctttttgaaggattttaatttagttttgagATAGGATTGATTTGCTTATTTCATTATCATGGAAAGGAGTAGAGTCATATTCTGATCATCATTAAATCATGGAATAAGCAGGATCATTGCAAAGTTGACTAAATTTGTTACTATATCATCCATGATCTATTTCTGAATGCTGAAGTAAAAACATAAAGGTATATCAGTTTTCAGTGggaaatattttacatgtttttaaataataatgaaccattttcttttcttcccccctttGCAATGATGTCTCAAGGTAGTCAGTTTTTGTATTCAACTTTTGGCTATACCCTACTGGCAGCCATAGTAGAAAGAGCTTCAGGATATAAATATTTGGACTATATGCAGAAAATATTCCATGACTTGGATATGCTGACAACTGTGCAGGAAGAAAATGAGCCAGTGATTTACAATAGAGCAAGGTAAATGATACGTTTGGTGTGTCTCACTATATCACATTTTAACACTGTGCTGTTAATTAAAAGTCAGACTTTCATTGTCTCCATTCCAAAAATCATACTCACCACATTTTGAGAGCTtttctacatgtctgtttttccATCTATAAAGTAAGGGAAATTGAATGTATTTGCTGCAGAGTATTCCAGGATCCTTGGATGAGAGACAGCAATAATAATTTAAACTCATGCATAATTAAACCAAAATTGCTCCTATCATGTGTGTTTATCTATAATTTGCTCTCCCATCATCCCTTTTTTAATGTTGTaacaatattttgtttatctgttactatttttaactttttaaaattttgaaatgatttaacacttaaagataaattataaaactaaatacaaagaattcccatatacccttcacccagaatccccaaatgttATCCTTTtaccacatttgctttatctgttatttttttctcaaccATTTGGAAATAAGTTGCAGACAGACCTTTCAcccataaataattaaatatgtgtttttttttttaaaaaaaggacattcaGGAAACTAATATCAGCACAGTACTTATATCAATTCTATAGACCCTATTCAAATTTTGCCAGTTCTTCCACTAATGTCCTTTAtagcaaaagaaaagggagagaaaaaaaatttctgcttcAGGATGTAGTCCAGGATCATACATTACATTTTGTTGTCATGTCTCTCAGAAGTCACATGAAGTCGTTTTGTCCCATTATTGGTGGTGGTGATTTAATTGCTTTGTTGAAGTGGTACCTGCTGGGTTTTCTCCCTGTAAAAGTTTAAGTCGTGTCTTTGAAATATATCAAATTAaatttgattataattttttctaaattatgaTTTGTAAAAGGGGCTTTGGGAGAGAATTTTGAGACTAATGACTACTGTGAGTTTTATGGCTATGTTTTCCATTTTACTCATTATTATTTGGTTCACTAGAAAGGTAAGGTTTTTAACAAATCAACTGTTACTTTtactttgcatatttttcttagtACATGCTTTGCAGATGGCTTAATGGTACTTGAAATAGATGAAATTGTGGGATTATTTTAGCTTTATCTTATCCCTATATTAGGTTTGTTCAGTCTTCTGTTATATTTAGTtaaattaccatttttaaattacGAGTatatttaaaaggattaaatatGCATTGCAAATCAGCCTGAAGGAGGTTTTTTTGGACTTAAAAGAAATTAGGTTAGCAGCAagcaatgaattttaattttaaaatggcctGTAGTTCTCAACCACTTCAATTAGTGTTTATTATTTTGGGATC
Coding sequences within:
- the LACTB gene encoding serine beta-lactamase-like protein LACTB, mitochondrial isoform X2, translated to MYRLLSALTARAATPGGWAWGCGRRGAHQRAGLPPLGPGWVGGLGLGLGLALGVKLAGGLRGAAPAQSPAAPDPEGSPQAEPLPPQEQPLASWSAQTPMPPPSRRFARAIDSSRDLLHRIKDEVGAPGIVVGVSVDGKEVWSEGLGYADVENRVPCKPETVMRIASISKSLTMVALAKLWEAGKLDLDMPVQHYVPEFPEKEYEGEKVSVTTRLLISHLSGIRHYEKDMKKVKEEKAYKALKMMKGTVESDQEKEFKEKGGKCNEKNDFVKAKIEQDTDAKGRNLKPGKKKNDFEQGELYLKEKFENSIESLRLFKNDPLFFKPVSFCIQLLAIPYWQP